The DNA sequence TGTAATCAATACGTCCCGTTGTTGGGCCTGTTACTTTCGATAGAATCTTGAGCAGCGTAGACTTCCCTGCTCCATTTTTTCCAATAATCCCTAATACTTCGCCGGGCATGACCTCGAAGTTAATATCCTTAAGGGCCCATACGTAATCATCCTTGCCTTTTGTGCTCCGGTCATTGGTTTCGCCAATGGTCAGATAAGGATCTTCTTTACCCCGAACCCGATGCCACCATCGCTGAGCATCATCCCGCAAGCTTCCGGTTCCAATATCACCCAGCCGATACTGTTTAGCTAGATTTTCAACTCGAATAATTGGTTTCATTCGTATAATTCATGAGCAGCTGTATACTACACTGTGTCCATGAAATTTTTTTCAGTTTTATTAAATACTGCCAAGCCAACCACAAGAACGACCAGGGTAAATCCGGTTGAATAGGTGAGTAGTGGCCAAGAAAATGTACCCGTTCCGAAAAAGCTGTACTTAAAGGTTTCCAAAACACCCGACATTGGGTTTGCCAGCACAACGAGCTTGTACTTTGCCGGTATAGCCGACAAGGGAAGGATGACAGGTGTTGCATACATCAGCAGCTGCAAGCCAAATTCAATCAGGTACTGTAAATCACGGTACTTGGTGGTCATTGCCGATACCAGCATCCCTAGCCCAAGTCCCATAAGTCCCATGACAAGGGTAAGCAGGGGCAGTAGTAGCAGTGTGCTATTAGGGTGTATGGAGCTTCCTGTTAACGCGTAAAAGGCATATAGTAACAGGAACAGAAACAGCCCGATTCCGAACTGTATCAGATTACTGATAACACTCGATAAGGGCGTTACAGCTCTCGGGAAATATACCTTGCCAAACAGGTTGGCATTAGCCGTAAATGTGTTGGAGGTAGTGCGCAGACAGTTTGAGAAGTAATTCCAGGCTGTAACACCGGCCAGATAAAACAAAATGGGTGGGATACCATCCGTTGAAAGTCCCGCCATGCCGCCAAAGACTACGGCTAATACGGCCGTTTGAAACAGGGGTTGAATAAAAAACCAGATTGGCCCCAGAATTGTCTGCTTATACTTGGCCACAAAATCACGGCGTACAAACAGGATGAGTAGGTCACGGTATTGCCAGATCTCCGATAGGCGTAGGTCAAACAGACCAGCCTTAGGGGTAATGGAATGCTCATAAGCCCCATTTCTGTCTCCTACTATATCCCCAGCAATGAGCTCAATAGGTGTATCAGTAATCATTTATACGACGATTTGTTGACGCTGTACCAGAGGATGATAATCTCCCTGAATTGCAGTAAGGCTGGCATTTCGAATGGTGTGTACTGTTTCAATAGAACGACAGGCCTCTAACAAACCAAACCCGTTGCCTTCCAGAATCTGTTCGTAGCTCTTAGTATGTAAGTCGGTAAATCCATCGCTGAATTCGATTTCTTCTCCTTCCAGTTGCAGGCAGCGGTAGGTGCGTTTTCCTGTGAGTTTGACGGTGTCAGGCAGTGACTCATAGTCTGTGCTCAAAAACCAGCGTACCCTGGCTCTTGCCAGTTCCAGATACCCGGCGGCTCTATTGTCCTCCCGTATATGGACGATATTTTGCTTTACCTCCCCGAATATCCAGGTGAGCATATCAAAAAAGTGAACACCGATATTGGTAGCAATGCCCCCTGATTTAGCGCTGTCGCCTTTCCAACTGATGTTGTACCATTTACCACGGGAGGTTATATACGCCAGGTCAACATCATACACTTTATCGGCAGGTCCGCTGGCAATGCGTTTTTGCAAATCAATGATGCTGGGGTGTAACCGAAGCTGGAAAATATTGTATACGCTTTTACCGGTCTCCCGTTCCATCTCGTGCAGGGCATCGATGTTCCAAGGATTGAGCACCAGCGGCTTTTCACAGATCACATCGACGCTACTGCGCAAACCAAATCGGATATGCGCATCGTGCAGGTAGTTGGGGCTACAGATGCTGACGTAATCGACCGGATTGCCACTGCGCCGTAGTTTATCAACATGACGATCGAAACGTTCAAACTCGGTGAAGAAATCAGTTTCCGGAAAATAGCTGTCTATGATACCAACTGAATCATATTTGTCGAAGGCCGCCACTAACTGATTGCCCGTATCTTTAATAGCATTGAGATGGCGTGGGGCAATAAAACCGGCGGCCCCGATTAGAGCGAATTTTTTCATTTTCAAGGATAGATGTGGCTTAGTAGACTATTTTGAAAATCGAACCTGCTTTACGCTCATACACTTCCCCGCTTTCCGGACATGTTGCCCTACCCTGAGCGTCAAAAACTAACCGATGCCCATATTCACTGATCCAGCCTACTTGTCGGGCTGGATTCCCGATAACGAGTGCATAGGGAGGAACGTGTTTTGTCACGACAGCACCAGCACCAATAAAGGCGTAATCACCAATGTCATTTCCACAGACAATCGTTGCATTGGCACCAATACTCGCTCCTTTACCCACGTGCGTTTTTTCGTATTGCCCTCTTCGGTTGATGGCACTTCTCGGGTTAGAGACGTTTGTGAAAACCATCGAAGGGCCCAGGAACACATCGTCGGCGCAGGTAACGCCCGTATAGATCGACACGTTGTTTTGCACTTTGACATTGTTGCCCAGCACTACCTGGGGTGAAATCACTACATTTTGTCCGATGTTACATCTCTCTCCAATAGTGCAACCGGGCATGATGTGAGTGAAATGCCAAATAGTTGTGCCATTGCCTATCGCACTTCCTTCATCAACTACGGCGGTGGGATGGATAAAAATGGTGTCCATGGTTTATGCAAAAAAGGCGGCTACCGTTTCGGTAATGTAGCTTACCTGATCGAGAGTCAATTCGGTATGCATCGGCAAGGAAAGTACCCGCTTGCATAAGTCACGTGTCGCAGGTAGATCACCCATAACCCTTCCTACGCCCTGATACGCTTTTTGCGCATTAAGTGGTATAGGGTAATAAATCATACTGGGTATCTTCTTCTGCTTCAGGTATACCATCAAATCAGCTCGCCTGGAAGCCGGAACTTTGATGGTATACTGGTGAAAGACGTGGGTCGAATAAGCAGCCCGGAACGGAATGTCTATAGACTCGATCGTACGGAAAGCCTGATCATAGGCATCGGCCACTTGTTGGCGCGCCTGGGTATACTGTGTCAGGTGTTTTAGTTTCTCACTTAGAATAGCGGCCTGAATGGAATCCAACCGGGAATTAACACCTACCGTTTCATGCTCATATTTTCTGGCCTGTCCATGATTACCAATCATTCGAACATTGGAGGCCAGATGGGCACTGTTGGTATACACAGCACCCCCATCGCCAAAACAACCTAAATTCTTAGAAGGAAAAAAAGAGGTAGTCCCTAGATCGCCTATGGCACCTGCCGCTACGGTGTCTCCATTGCTAAACGTATATCGAGCACCAATGGCCTGCGCGGAGTCTTCTACTACTGATACATGATGGGCAGCACAGCGCGCTAGAATCCCCTCCATATCGGCACACTGACCAAACAAATGGACAGGCACGACCAGTTTGGTTTTCGGTGACAGGGCTGCTTCGATGGCTGCGGTACTGATCGTGAATGTGTCAGGATCCACATCAACCAGAACGGGTGTCAAGCCTAAAAGAGCTACTACTTCAGCCGTAGCCACGTACGTAAATGCCGGAACGATAACCTCATCACCTGGCCTTAATCCTAAAGCCATCATGGCGATCTGTAACGCATCCGTTCCATTTGCACAGGCAATCACATGTTGGACATCAAGATATGCCGCCAGTTGCTGTTCGAAGCAACTTACCTGAGGTCCTTTTATAAATGTGGTTGTGTCAATACATCCCAGTATTGCGGCATCAATGGCAGGCTTGATCTGAAGATATTGATTTCTCAAATCGACCATTTGTATGTCGGCAGTGGGGAAACTCATTGGGAACAAATCGTACACAGGCGCTTACTTGCTACGAGCTCCATGAACAATGATATTCTTTAAAATCCTGTAGAGGTAAACGCAGTCTGTCCATACCGGCGCTTTCGCATAACGGTTCATGTAGTTTACTTCAGACTGAAGTATTTCGTCGAGCGTTTTTGGCAGATCAGCATAAAAGGGGGGTAATAAACCCGGCTTATGGCGAAGCCGTAAACGCTGTACAGAAAGCGGATACAGAGCAAAATAATGAGCACTCAGCGGCCGAACACCCACTAATTTAATATCGCCTTTCAGCAAGTTGTATAACATAGGTAGCTCATCGACCCAGTATTTACGTATGAGCCGTCCGCCCGTACTCACCCGAAAATCATCTTTAAATTTACCGCCTTCAGCCAAACCGTTTTTTGTGTGCAGGTATGCCTGAACATACTCTGCATAAGGATGCATAGACCGAAACTTATAAATTGTAATATCCTTTCCTCCTTTACCGATGCGCTTCATCCTGAACAAAAAACCCTCATTAGAAGCGGGATTAGTTTGACTGGGATTATGCTCCGTATCGATTGTCGTAATAAAAACGGTAGCAGACGGTATGTCAATCATCTGTACAATTTTATACCCGTTATAGATGAGCCTACCCATTATTTCAGCTCTTGACATATCAACAGGTATAGAGAGTAACCTGGATAGCTTCCTTAGCCCTTTTAGTTTGGGAAATACCCGTCTAAGTAAAAAGTGGTATAAGTAGTAGGCAGGAAAAATAGCGACAGGAAAATTGGCTCGTATTTGTTGCTTGACATTCTCTGCTGTAACTACTTTAAAAGCGAAATACTTATCGCCCGACAAAGTTTTACGTATTCTACAAAAGAGCGTGTTTGGATCGGCTGATTTTACCAATACCTGTTCTAGATAAAAACATTTATCTGAATTCGGAATGGTATTCTTCAGCACATCATCCAACTGTAGATACTCCCATTTTTCCCGCTTGGCAAACTCTGATAAAAAATCGGGAAAATTATCTACTATCGCCTTGGATAAAGGCGTGGAAAAAACGGCAGCTTCTGCATGATTACTTGTTTCATTTAAATCTGATGAATAAGCCTCCGTTATTGCAAGCGGCCTTATGTTCATTTTATGTGGGTGGATAGATTAATAAACGTTCAAACGTAAGTAGACGTAGATTATAATCTAATATCAACAAGACTCCGGTCATAAATTGATTTTACATCAAAAATGACAGATTTATCATTTTTCTTTAGACAAGCCAGATCAAGTCCAAAAAATTGTTTGTGCGCCACAGCTAACACAATGCCATCGTACTGCTGGTCCGGCAATTCGGTAGCCAGCTTTATCGCATAGTCCGTTTGTACATCAGGCGCTGAAGCCCAGGGATCATACACATCCACAGCAATTCCAAAATCGATCAGTTCCCTATAAATATCAACGACTTTGGTATTACGCGTATCCGGACAATCTTCTTTGAACGTGAAGCCCAGAATTAATACGTTGCTTTGCTGAATGAGCAGGCCATTGGCAATCAACCGTTTCAGTATCTTTTTTGCAATAAATACACCCATTCCATCATTGACAAGACGTCCGGAGGAAATCACCTGGGGAGAGTAGCCAAGGCTCTGAGCTTTATGAACCAGGTAGTAGGGATCAACACCAATACAGTGTCCACCCACAAGGCCAGGCTTGAATTTCAGAAAATTCCATTTTGTGCCGGCTGCATCAAGAACATCGTTAGTATCGATTCCGATACGATCAAATATTAACGCAAGTTCGTTGACAAACGAAATATTAAGGTCACGCTGCGCATTTTCTATTGCTTTGGCCGCTTCCGCTACTTTGATCGACGGCGCTTTGTATGTCCCCACCTCAATTATAGATCTGTAAAGCTGATC is a window from the Spirosoma rigui genome containing:
- a CDS encoding ABC transporter permease produces the protein MITDTPIELIAGDIVGDRNGAYEHSITPKAGLFDLRLSEIWQYRDLLILFVRRDFVAKYKQTILGPIWFFIQPLFQTAVLAVVFGGMAGLSTDGIPPILFYLAGVTAWNYFSNCLRTTSNTFTANANLFGKVYFPRAVTPLSSVISNLIQFGIGLFLFLLLYAFYALTGSSIHPNSTLLLLPLLTLVMGLMGLGLGMLVSAMTTKYRDLQYLIEFGLQLLMYATPVILPLSAIPAKYKLVVLANPMSGVLETFKYSFFGTGTFSWPLLTYSTGFTLVVLVVGLAVFNKTEKNFMDTV
- a CDS encoding Gfo/Idh/MocA family oxidoreductase; this translates as MKKFALIGAAGFIAPRHLNAIKDTGNQLVAAFDKYDSVGIIDSYFPETDFFTEFERFDRHVDKLRRSGNPVDYVSICSPNYLHDAHIRFGLRSSVDVICEKPLVLNPWNIDALHEMERETGKSVYNIFQLRLHPSIIDLQKRIASGPADKVYDVDLAYITSRGKWYNISWKGDSAKSGGIATNIGVHFFDMLTWIFGEVKQNIVHIREDNRAAGYLELARARVRWFLSTDYESLPDTVKLTGKRTYRCLQLEGEEIEFSDGFTDLHTKSYEQILEGNGFGLLEACRSIETVHTIRNASLTAIQGDYHPLVQRQQIVV
- a CDS encoding acyltransferase, which gives rise to MDTIFIHPTAVVDEGSAIGNGTTIWHFTHIMPGCTIGERCNIGQNVVISPQVVLGNNVKVQNNVSIYTGVTCADDVFLGPSMVFTNVSNPRSAINRRGQYEKTHVGKGASIGANATIVCGNDIGDYAFIGAGAVVTKHVPPYALVIGNPARQVGWISEYGHRLVFDAQGRATCPESGEVYERKAGSIFKIVY
- a CDS encoding DegT/DnrJ/EryC1/StrS family aminotransferase encodes the protein MSFPTADIQMVDLRNQYLQIKPAIDAAILGCIDTTTFIKGPQVSCFEQQLAAYLDVQHVIACANGTDALQIAMMALGLRPGDEVIVPAFTYVATAEVVALLGLTPVLVDVDPDTFTISTAAIEAALSPKTKLVVPVHLFGQCADMEGILARCAAHHVSVVEDSAQAIGARYTFSNGDTVAAGAIGDLGTTSFFPSKNLGCFGDGGAVYTNSAHLASNVRMIGNHGQARKYEHETVGVNSRLDSIQAAILSEKLKHLTQYTQARQQVADAYDQAFRTIESIDIPFRAAYSTHVFHQYTIKVPASRRADLMVYLKQKKIPSMIYYPIPLNAQKAYQGVGRVMGDLPATRDLCKRVLSLPMHTELTLDQVSYITETVAAFFA
- a CDS encoding sugar transferase, encoding MNIRPLAITEAYSSDLNETSNHAEAAVFSTPLSKAIVDNFPDFLSEFAKREKWEYLQLDDVLKNTIPNSDKCFYLEQVLVKSADPNTLFCRIRKTLSGDKYFAFKVVTAENVKQQIRANFPVAIFPAYYLYHFLLRRVFPKLKGLRKLSRLLSIPVDMSRAEIMGRLIYNGYKIVQMIDIPSATVFITTIDTEHNPSQTNPASNEGFLFRMKRIGKGGKDITIYKFRSMHPYAEYVQAYLHTKNGLAEGGKFKDDFRVSTGGRLIRKYWVDELPMLYNLLKGDIKLVGVRPLSAHYFALYPLSVQRLRLRHKPGLLPPFYADLPKTLDEILQSEVNYMNRYAKAPVWTDCVYLYRILKNIIVHGARSK
- a CDS encoding nucleotide sugar dehydrogenase, with amino-acid sequence MILNNKTTIAIVGLGYVGLPLAVEFGKKYPVVGFDVNKERVKQLIDGFDLTLEIEKTQIEASHYLSFTHDLDDLKSCTVFIVTVPTPIDAFKNPDLSYLLKASAAIGKLLKKGDIVIYESTVYPGCTEDDCVPVLEKFSRLTYNQDFFCGYSPERINPGDKVRTLTRILKITAGSTSQTADFVDQLYRSIIEVGTYKAPSIKVAEAAKAIENAQRDLNISFVNELALIFDRIGIDTNDVLDAAGTKWNFLKFKPGLVGGHCIGVDPYYLVHKAQSLGYSPQVISSGRLVNDGMGVFIAKKILKRLIANGLLIQQSNVLILGFTFKEDCPDTRNTKVVDIYRELIDFGIAVDVYDPWASAPDVQTDYAIKLATELPDQQYDGIVLAVAHKQFFGLDLACLKKNDKSVIFDVKSIYDRSLVDIRL